The following proteins are co-located in the Piscirickettsia litoralis genome:
- a CDS encoding RasGEF domain-containing protein produces MDQKVQYSIMDAQSLSDSAKAYSFWVKIAHQAVADKNYELALSVYSALNTTTVVRAFDELKKNRA; encoded by the coding sequence ATTGATCAAAAAGTACAATACAGTATTATGGATGCACAAAGTCTATCAGATTCAGCTAAAGCTTACTCTTTTTGGGTAAAAATCGCACACCAGGCAGTAGCTGATAAAAACTATGAGCTTGCCCTCAGTGTATACAGTGCTTTAAACACAACTACAGTAGTGAGAGCTTTTGATGAGCTGAAAAAAAATAGAGCCTAA